The Pirellulales bacterium genome includes a window with the following:
- a CDS encoding DUF1328 domain-containing protein produces the protein MLRWAITFFIIALIAAALGFGALEGVAMYAAKILCLVFVVLFVVSLVLGRGRPPLA, from the coding sequence ATGTTGCGTTGGGCCATTACGTTCTTCATCATCGCGCTCATTGCCGCGGCGTTAGGATTCGGTGCCCTCGAGGGGGTAGCGATGTACGCGGCGAAGATCCTCTGTCTCGTCTTCGTGGTGCTGTTCGTGGTATCGCTCGTGCTAGGTCGCGGACGGCCGCCGCTCGCCTAA
- a CDS encoding sugar phosphate isomerase/epimerase family protein yields MKLGLINSAWVQANQPTAFGLRKTKAIGFDAVDIFTDPLDLDACERRLIRETCAELELPIVSLPCVAVGLADPSPSVRAFHRGRVAAYLDLAYDFGAANVLLVLGEYIWNKEVIPAGEQWRWATVAVRELGLQARELGLKIAIELEPFPLSLVNDIDTMVAFLDDVDLESVQANIDISHLALSHVKPEELRRLKGRAGHVHISDCDGQVHGDLPPGRGVVPFEPYLAEIKQLEIDGTISIELEFAPDPDQIVEWVEEAYLATDQLMAPLGLRG; encoded by the coding sequence ATGAAACTCGGCTTGATCAACTCTGCTTGGGTGCAAGCGAACCAGCCGACTGCTTTTGGGCTGCGCAAAACCAAGGCGATCGGATTCGACGCCGTCGATATATTCACCGATCCTTTGGACCTGGACGCGTGCGAGCGTCGGCTGATCCGCGAGACGTGCGCCGAGCTGGAACTGCCGATTGTGTCGCTGCCCTGCGTGGCAGTGGGATTGGCCGACCCCAGCCCGAGCGTGCGTGCATTTCACCGCGGTCGCGTCGCGGCTTACCTCGATTTGGCGTATGACTTTGGCGCCGCCAATGTGTTGTTGGTATTAGGCGAATACATTTGGAACAAGGAAGTCATTCCCGCGGGCGAGCAATGGCGCTGGGCTACCGTGGCGGTACGCGAGCTGGGCCTGCAAGCGCGCGAGCTGGGATTAAAGATCGCCATCGAGCTTGAGCCTTTTCCGCTTTCGCTGGTCAACGACATCGACACGATGGTTGCTTTTTTGGACGACGTCGATCTAGAGAGCGTGCAGGCCAATATCGATATCTCGCACCTGGCACTCTCGCACGTCAAGCCAGAAGAGTTGCGCCGACTGAAGGGGCGCGCCGGCCACGTTCACATTTCAGACTGCGATGGCCAGGTCCATGGCGATCTTCCGCCGGGACGAGGCGTCGTGCCGTTCGAGCCCTATCTGGCCGAGATCAAGCAGCTGGAAATCGATGGCACGATCTCAATTGAACTGGAATTCGCGCCGGACCCGGACCAGATCGTTGAATGGGTCGAGGAAGCCTACCTGGCCACCGATCAATTGATGGCGCCGCTGGGATTGCGCGGATAG
- a CDS encoding thioesterase family protein codes for MGPNEQRYRGDWNLGVPPAMILEQDIQIRVRYQETDAMGVLHHANYFTYFEIGRTELLRANGRDYRQVEEDGLFMVVVRIGCTYKRSARYDDMLTLRTRATRISAAKIEHTYEVLRGDELLAEGHSTLACVDREGRVQRVPEWLRQDS; via the coding sequence GTGGGTCCCAACGAACAACGTTATCGTGGCGATTGGAACCTGGGAGTGCCTCCGGCAATGATTCTCGAGCAAGACATCCAAATTCGCGTCCGTTATCAAGAGACGGATGCCATGGGCGTCCTGCACCATGCCAATTATTTCACTTACTTCGAGATTGGCCGTACGGAACTGCTGCGGGCCAACGGCCGCGACTACCGCCAAGTTGAAGAGGACGGCTTATTCATGGTCGTCGTGCGTATCGGTTGCACCTACAAGCGATCGGCGCGCTACGACGACATGCTCACCTTGCGCACGCGCGCCACGCGTATTTCGGCGGCCAAGATCGAGCATACATATGAAGTTTTGCGCGGCGACGAGTTGCTGGCCGAAGGGCACAGCACACTAGCCTGCGTCGATCGCGAAGGGCGCGTGCAGCGCGTGCCCGAATGGCTGCGGCAAGACTCATAA